The region TAGTAAAAGtaacaagcgtcaaaaacgtGTTGTTAATGCTACAGAGGTGGGGGAGTCATCAGAGGCTGCACCAGCACCTACACGGTTTGATAGGAGACTAACTTTCAAGAAGCACGTCGCAGAAAGGGCGGCGCAAGCCAGGAAAGTAGCGAACCATCTCCGgagcctcgccaacacagcccaCGGCCCTCCAGCAGGATCGCTACGCAAGGCAGCCATAACATGTATCCTGCCCATACTACTATACGGAGCCGAAACATGGTACGAGGGCAGGACTAAGAACCCACGAATTGCAAGGGTTTCCCGTAAACCCACGGTCAGCACTAGGGTAGGCTGGCACCTAACCACGATAGATCAGGCACTAGTAGCAGCCACGAAGGCAATCCTCCCTGCGTGGAggacaacaccaaacgcagtactgctaagagaagctgcgatgccgtcggcacaggtggcgctagaggaggccaagctccgctttgcagttcacctacgcacaatagacgacaagcacccacttactaatagaactacactgccactagtcatacgaggacgcgcagcgggcaaccgacggataccaagatcgaaggttcagcgcgtagcacaactgctacccgccacaccccgaaacgtcctagccagccctcacttttcagacgggtcgaggcaggatccaacgcaagggcaaggaaaggacattgctgcccagaatttcaccatctggtgggagtctcttggacaagagacaatcactgtcttctcagacgggtctgaacaacaaatcaacggtacaagggtggtcacttacgggtacgctatataccagggccaggccgccgtggcgactggacaaggctcactaaatgcccttagccacgtcttcgatgcggaggctataggcgcgtgcagaggactcaaacacgcactacaactctcactgcctagccagagggagatTGTACTCTGCATAGACAGCACTTCGGTAATATGGGGCATACGCGGAGCCGCCCCTACCTCCTCCCAATgggcgttcctccaaattcatggagctatggaggcctacaacgtgaaaacgcggtgggcgccgggacacatgaagattgttggaaacgagctcgccgaccagctggctgacaacgaggccaaagacccgcaccagccatacggcatggccgcctcccccacaagatccggtatacgaacagtaggccgccgcctcctcgaacacataagggacacttggtggaaggataagagcagtaggctatcagcatggtacacgcaatggcagctgccatacgatactaggcgcacgcccgcagcgctatggctGCCCCGAAGGGtactcgcgaaagtccttatgatacgctcaacgcatggcgactttgaatggtaccaccgaaaattcaaccacgaggatacctcAGAATGCCCATGCGGTaggcccaagacgccagaacacctagtgttctgcaagagagccacaacacacttcaagaagtggcctctacgccccatcgtgccccctcgcacaagacaggaaggcctagcgtacctcgcgcaattaatagaccagccacaagagttcgagaccttcgtgaaggtaacgaactccttctatgacgagtgatttctatttttgaatttcactaagacccgctgaattccttggcattgttcagtgtaggattcgcggcaaaacgccgcatagatgtgtcagataatagcactgttgaagatgagagcgtacagacgctgggttagactagcgcgacctggcatctgtgagagccaatcggatcacaggaaggcttggcacccccccaggtgtgcccacaaccgtagacagaaccaacacacaatcaatcatcaacatcatcaccattattacctatttcatcagtattccagatgagagcgaatatctgacaagatgccacaacccacacgctctctcTCAAACCTTTTATTATATCTCAaattgcctcttgttactttttcgtttctctctctaaaaagcagttactgtactgcatcgatcaaaggtgcaagccacgaaatactagaatattgtaggaaaacggcttcaaatggcgggagtccttttcacgaacatgtatataggcaggacatcactccccttagatacaaaacacctaggaataggttccacgaggcaagtgcgacaacactataagaccacggcgggacccgcccgaataccctatgggaggttacagatagggcgttaaaccacaatcaacatcaacatcaaccaGCACCTACACCAGTAACTACCTGCAGCGGCCGGAACATCAAGTTACCGAGTAAATACAAGTAGCACAAGTTGATCACAAGCATCCAATTACTACAGCACCACAAATTATTGTGATAATAGCTTTTGTGGGTGGCTCTACAGCCTCATTtttgtcgagacgcggtgagagccttcactagtattcacggtgaatcaggcttcccgtgctctgattggccaggcactgattagtcagctgctccgtgcgcgcatCATAGATATCTCCctcctcccgtagctccaatacaacagTTCACAcacgtttctccaccttcatcaatTTTGTTCGACTTTTCGTGTTGTTGGGGTTGCGCATTGCTCCGATCCGCGCATtgcgcgcacggacacgGTAGTTACGTACCAACCTAAACAGATGCTTCGGAACGGTTCGGACCGCGGAAAACATAACTCGGTTACAACGATCTGAATGACTTTCGGAATTAGCAAAAACCACACAGACTTACAAATACCAAGACTACGGAAACGCTCAATAGATTCATAATTATATAGAGTTTGCAACATGCCATGTTAGGGGGAGTAGCAAAAGAAAATCCTAACAAAAACAAAATTTTACCAAAAACAGGAATCAACTATATCAGTACCGGACTCCAGACAACATTCTGCTATGACCGATAGCTCGAGTTTAAGAGAAATATGGCACTTGAACAGCGATGTACCCACAGCTGTGGAGCGGTGCGTGCACGAGCTGTTTGCAGACCAGGCAAAAGAACAGCCTCAGGCGCCGGCCATCTGTGCGTGGGACGGCGAAATGACATATGGCGAGCTGGACGAGCTATCAAGCCGACTAGCTAGGCATCTTGTTAAGGTGGGGGTAGAGGTGGAAGACGTTGTTCCTCTCTGCTTTGAGAAGTCAATGTGGACAGTGGTAGCTATGCTCGCTGTGCTCAAGGCTGGCGGCGCGTTCGCACCCCTTGATCCCGATTACCCAGCCAGCCGGCACGATGAGGTCTTCCGTCAGACTAAGGCCAGGGTAGTGCTAGCCTCAGACCAGCACGCGACGCTTTGCAACGGTAACAACCGCATTGTCGTGGTGGTTAGTAGGGCCTCTTTAGATGGATTGACAAGCGCAAGCGACAAGACCAACGCGATAGCAAGGCCAAGTAATATTGCGTACGTCATGTTCACTTCAGGCAGCACAGGAACACCCAAGGGAGTCGTCTTAGAACACAGAGCAATTTCGACAAGCTGTCTCACCCATGGAGAGGCGTTTGGCTTCTCGTCTAGCACTCGAAGCCTTCAGTTTGCCGCTTACACCTTTGACGCGTGTATTACGGAGATTATTACAACTCTCTTATTTGGCGCATGTATTTGCATTCCCTCTGAGTTGGATAGACGCAACGACTTATCGAATACTTCAAATGCCTTAGGAGTAAGCTGGGCATTGCTTACGCCAACGGTTGCACGAACACTTGACCCAAAAACAGTTTCATCGCTTAGAACCTTAGTGCTTGGGGGTGAGCAGGTAAACAGTATTGACTGGGAAAGGTGGAGTCATCTTGAAAAGCAGATCAATACGTATGGTCCTACAGAGTGCAGCGTTTGGTGCACATCACACTCTAATGCCGCTGGTTTCACGTCAGGAACGATTGGAAGGCTAATTGCTTCTATGGGTTGGGTAGTGGATTCAAACGACCACAACAAGCTTGCCCCGCTCGGGTCGGTTGGCGAGCTGCTCGTCGAAGGGCCGATCCTGGCGCGTGGATACCTGGGCGACGCAGAGAAGACGGCGGCCGCCTTCATCCAAGACCCGACCTGGCTGTTGGAGGGCTCTGGAGAGCACGTAGGCCGACACGGGAGGCTGTACAAGACCGGCGACCTAGTACACTACGATGCAGACGGCAACCTGGTGTATGTGGGACGCAAGGACGTGCAGGTCAAGGTGCGCGGGCAGCGGGTGGAGTTGGGGGAGATTGAGCATCATGTGCGCGAGTGCATGCCGGAAGTGGAGCGTATGGCAGCAGAAGTAATCATGCCAGGAAACGACAAAGACAAGGCGACTGTGGCCGTCTTTGTGCAAcagaaagaggaagaggctTCCGCTGGAGACGGCTCCTCTGCACGGGTTTTCTTCCCCTCCCAGGTGGACAGCCAGCTCAGCCAGCGGCTGCCTAGCTACATGGTACCCGGAGTCTACTTTGCGGTCGCGCAGCTTCCCATGACAACGTCGGGCAAGACGGACCGCAAGCGGCTGCGCGAGATCGGGTCCGCGTTCTCAGCTCAACAGCTGGCAGAGCTACTCACACGAAGCCAGGGACCGAAGCGGCAGCCGTCGACAGAGCAGGAGAGGGCGCTGCAGAAACTGTGGGCGCGGGTTCTCGACATCGACGCCGACAGCATTGGGCTGGACGACAGTTTCTTTCGCCTAGGCGGCGACTCGATTGCGGCCATGAGGCTGGTGGCCGAGGCGCGTCAGGAGGCCATTCATCTCACGGTGGCAGGCGTCTTCCAGCACCCAAAGCTCGTTGACTTGGTTGCTTGGACTGAGGCAAAAGTTCCAGCGACAGCGCAAAGCATCGCCCCCTTCTCCCTACTCGACTCTGCCTCGGATGCAGACACAATACGCATCCAGGAAGAAGTGGCCGCCATCTGCGGCATAAACAGAGATCTTATTGAGGACATCTACCCGTGCTCACCGCTTCAGGAGGGCCTAATATCGCTCACGTCAAAGCGGGCGGGTGACTACATCATGCAGAGTGTACTAGAGCTGTCAGTCAACACAGACGAAAGCGCTCTACGAGCGGCTTGGGAGCAGGTTGTGAAGCAATCGGTGGTGCTGCGCACGCGCATCGTGCAGCACGGCCGATTGGGTCTTCTGCAGGCTGTGGTAGCAGGCGATATACAGTGGGCGGAAGCAGACCATCTGGGAACGTACCTGGCGGAGGACAAAGCAGCGTCCATGCAGCTGGGCGATCGTCTGGCACGCTATACTTTAGTCAAGGAGCCAGAGGGTAGAAAGCGCTGGCTTGtgtggacaatgcaccaCGCTCTGTACGACGGCTGGTCTCTGCCTCGCATCGTGACCACCGTAAAGAAAGCATACAATGGTGGTGTTCTTGAGCAGCGGCCAGGCTTTAACACCTTCATCCGGTACCTTAGTCAGCAAGATCAGGAGGCCACTACCAACTACTGGCAAACCACACTCGCCGGCTGCGAGGCGACAATGTTCCCGTCACTTCCCCCATCAATACATCAGCCAGTCGCAGATGCGATATTGGAGCACCAATGTCCGCCGCTCCCCAGGACAATGGCATCCGATACCACTACATCAACGCTGATCCGCGCGGCGTGGGCCATCGTAGCTGGTAATTACACCAGGTCGGATGATGTCGTGTTTGGAGTTACAGTGACGGGTCGCAATGCACCAGTAGTAGGCATTGAAGCTATAGTGGGCCCGGCAATTGCGACGGTGCCTGTGCGGGTGCGTTTGCCAGGAGACTGGACTGTACCAGCCCTCCTTGCTGCTGTGCAGCAACAGGCAACCGAGATGATCCCATACGAGCAAACAGGATTGCAGCGGATCGCCAAGATGGGAACGGATGCGCAGCACGCCTGTGGATTCCAAACGCTGCTGGTAGTGCAGCCAGCTGATGAAGATCTGGAAAGCGACAAGTCACTGGGAAGGTGGCAGACCAAGCCAGAGCTGCAGGACTTCACGACGTACGCACTGATGGTGCAGTGCACGCTGGCTGCAGAGCGAGTGCTCATCACTGTTAGCTTTGATCCACGAGTCATTGAGCAGTGGCGTGTGCAGAGGATGCTGTGTCAATTTAGCTCCGTCATGCAGCAGCTGGCGAGAGCGGACTTGAGCATCAAGGTCGATGATATTCATCTGCTTACACATGAAGATAGACAACAGCTGTGGACATGGAACAGCGATGTACCCACAGCTGTGGAGCGGTGCGTGCACGAGCTGTTTGCAGACCAGGCAAAAGAACAGCCTCAGGCGCCGGCCATCTGTGCGTGGGACGGCGAAATGACATATGGCGAGCTGGACGAGCTATCAAGCCGACTAGCTAGGCATCTTGTTAAGGTGGGGGTAGAGGTGGAAGACGTTGTTCCTCTCTGCTTTGAGAAGTCAATGTGGACAGTGGTAGCTATGCTCGCTGTGCTCAAGGCTGGCGGCGCGTTCGCACCCCTTGATCCCGATTACCCAGCCAGCCGGCACGATGAGGTCTTCCGTCAGACTAAGGCCAGGGTAGTGCTAGCCTCAGACCAGCACGCGACGCTTTGCAACGGTAACAACCGCATTGTCGTGGTGGTCAGCGAAGCAGCTATCCTTCAACTATCCAGCGATGCCAGCAGGAGAAACCTTGTCCGGGCAAAAGCACAGCCAACTAACCCTGCCTACATCATCTTTACATCCGGCAGCACAGGAATACCCAAGGGTGTGGTAATTGAGCATCGGGCGGCTTCTACAAGCTGTTTAACACATGGGAAAGCGTTTAACCTCACGAAAAACGCAAGATTCTTTCAATTTGCCTCGTACACCTTTGACGTGTGCATCACGGAGATCATAACAACTCTCTTAATGGGAGGCAGAATTTGTGTCCCCGCAGAAAGCATGAAACTAGACCGTCTTGCCGAAACAATTACCCTTCTTAACGTTAATTGGGCATATCTTACGCCAACGGTTGCACGAACACTTGACCCAAAAACAGTTTCATCGCTTAGAACCTTAGTGTTTGGGGGTGAGCAGGTAAACAGTATTGACTGGGAAAAGTGGAGTCATCTTGAAAATCGGGTTAACGCTTATGGACCTACCGAGTGTAGTGTGATATGTAACTCTTTTTCCGGTCTAGAAGGCTTCTACACAGGTTTAATTGGTAAGGCGATCGGGTCGGTCAGCTGGGTAGTGGATCCAAACGACCACAACAAGCTTGCCCCGCTCGGGTCGGTTGGCGAGCTGCTCGTCGAAGGGCCGATCCTGGCGCGTGGATACCTGGGCGACGCAGAGAAGACGGCGGCCGCCTTCATCCAAGACCCGACCTGGCTGTTGGAGGGCTCTGGAGAGCACGTAGGCCGACACGGGAGGCTGTACAAGACCGGCGACCTAGTACACTACGATGCAGACGGCAACCTGGTGTATGTGGGACGCAAGGACGTGCAGGTCAAGGTGCGCGGGCAGCGGGTGGAGTTGGGGAGATTGAGCATCATGTGCGCGAGTGCATGCCGGAAGTGGAGCGTATGGCAGCAGAAGTAATCATGCCAGGAAACGACAAAGACAAGGCGACTGTGGCCGTCTTTGTGCAAcagaaagaggaagaggctTCCGCTGGAGACGGCTCCTCTGCACGGGTTTTCTTCCCCTCCCAGGTGGACAGCCAGCTCAGCCAGCGGCTGCCTAGCTACATGGTACCCGGAGTCTACTTTGCGGTCGCGCAGCTTCCCATGACAACGTCGGGCAAGACGGACCGCAAGCGGCTGCGCGAGATCGGGTCCGCGTTCTCAGCTCAACAGCTGGCAGAGCTACTCACACGAAGCCAGGGACCGAAGCGGCAGCCGTCGACAGAGCAGGAGAGGGCGCTGCAGAAACTGTGGGCGCGGGTTCTCGACATCGACGCCGACAGCATTGGGCTGGACGACAGTTTCTTCCGCCTAGGCGGCGACTCTATCACAGCTATGCAGGTCTCTTCGAGCGCTCGTGCGGCTCACATCTCTATCTCGACTCACGATATTCTCCAGCACAAAACCATTGGCCGTTTAGTTCGCCATATATCATTAAAGCCTGCTCCTTCTCAACTAGTCATCCAGGATCCAGTAAACAGGGGCTTTGGCCTAACGCCAATCCAGGAGCTGTACTTCCGGCTAGAGAGTAGCGGTAGAGCTTGCTTTGATCAATGCTTTTTACTGGAAGTTAGTAGCTCAGTAAACATGGAATCGTTGCGTATAGCGTTTAAAACCCTTGTTCAACGGCACTCTATCCTACGAGCTCAATTTAGCCAAAGAACTGGAGGTGGGTGGCAGCAGCACATTTGCGATCGCGCTGACGACTCCTTCACCATCGAGTACGTGCAATCCACGGATCAAGATGACTTTTTACGCGCTATGCTTCAGAGTCGGAGCCAGCTAGACATTCAGAAAGGACCAATCTTAGCAGCAGCCTTGTTTGATGAGGACCAGCGCCAATTACTATTTATCACCGTTCACCATCTAGTAATTGATCTAGTCTCGTGGCGAGTGCttcttgaagagctggaggACCTGCTCATTTCGCGGGAGCTTCCTGCTGCGCCTCCTATTCCCTTTCAGGCCTGGCAGGCTCTCCAAGCTAAACACGCTAACACGCACGGGTGTTCTGGTGGCATAATCCAAGCTGAGATGGATTCTAAACAGCTAATACTCTCCTACTGGGGCGTACAGCCCGGGACTATCTTACACAGAAGTACAGTATCAAAGGGCTTTGCACTTGATAAGTGTACAACCTCTGCCATTCTTGGATCCTGCAACAACGCATTCCAAACACGTCCTGTAGAGCTAATTCTTTCTGCTCTAATTCACTCCTTTGCTGCTGCCTTCCCGGACCGAGCCCTGCCTACTATCTTCAACGAGAGCCACGGTCGCGAGACTTGGGACAGCGGCATTGATCTTTCGCGAACTGTGGGATGGTTTACAAGCATGTTCCCAGTTCAAGTGCCAAACTATACTAGGCATAATATGCTCAATGTCATCCGCCATACCAAAGACAGCATGCGCCAGTTTAACGACAATGGCAGGTCATACTTTGCTTCACAGTTCACAGATAACGATACTGCCAATACATTCGCATCTATGTTCCCAGTAGAGGTAATGTTTAACTACCAAGGCGCATACCAGCAACTTGAGCGCAACGATTCGCTGTTTAAGAATCTGCTAATTCCGGACGGTTGCGAGCCAGCATCCTTGTTAGAGACGCCGCGGTTCGCTTTAATTGATGTGTCTGTGGTTATCGACAGAGGCTGCATACATGTAGCTGTTATAAGCGACAGTAGAGTAAAGCACCAGCAGCAGATAGCTAGCTGGATTGAGCAGTACGAGGTGGCTTTGGTGGAAATGGCTGCCATTCTTCAAAAGCGGCATCCAGAATGGACGCTAAGTGACTTACCACTAGCCTTCCAGACCTACCAGGATCTGGATCGCTTCCAGAAAGATACGCTTGCAGGGCTTCATATTCAGCCCAGAGAAGTTGAGGACGTCTTTCCATGCTCACCTATGCAGGAAGGCATCCTTGTTAGTCAGAGCAAGGATTCAGATGCATACTGGGTGTCGCTTGTCTTTGAAGCAGTATCGACTCAGCACAGCCAGGTCAGCTGCATTCAGCTGCAGCAAGCGTGGAAGGATGTTGTTCGGCGGCACTCGCTCCTACGGACACTGCTCGTCAATAATGTGCCTGGGTGTGCGGGAACCATGAATGTGGTGCTGAAAGATCCACAGCCGAGCATCTCGTTCTTCCAAGCAGCAGGCGACACAGTTACTCTTGAAGTGTTCCGCAATCACCGAAGCATGTCAGGACAGCAGAGCACGTTAGTCCAGCAAGAGAGTGGCCTACAGCATCACATGTCCATCTGCCAGCTTGACAATGGAAAGGTCTACCTCTGCCTAGACATTAACCACGCTATCTTTGATGCTCACTCTCGGGGCATCGTCTTACGCGATCTGCAGACGGCATACAGTGCTAAGCTTAATCCAGATAGTGCACTGTTTAAAGACGTTGTCTCGTATCTAGCCCAGCAGGAAGAGGATACAGCGCGCGCTTACTGGGCGAAATATCTGGACGGGGTTGAGCCATGTGCATTTCCCTCAATAGCAAACGCCGACGACGGGGATTGTAGGGGTAGAACAGTACACGTTCCTGAAATTGACGTGAGCATCATCCATGCATTCTGTCATACATGGGACGTCACGCCAGCTACCATCATCCAGACAGCATGGGCTTTGGTGTTAGGCCAATACACCCGATCAATGACCCCGTGCTTTGGCATGCTCTCCTCAGGACGAGACTTTCCGATTGCGGAGGTAGACAAGATCTTTGGCCCGCTCATCACTATACTCCCATGCAGGGTTTATCTAGGCAACGAGCAGACTGTGCTAGATGTCCTAAGAGCAGTGCAGCACGACTACACCAGCAGCTTGCCACATCAGGGCTTCTCGCTCGCTCGCGTACATAGCATGCTTGGGCTTGGAGCAGGCGCTTTATTTAACACAGTGCTATCGCTCCAGCGGATTGACGACGCAGTGGCAGTTGGCACTACTGGGGTTATTTTCCACATAGAGGAGGGAGCGGATCCTACAGAGGTAAATTGACGGACAAGCAGTGGTCTAACTGTCTAGCTAACGCGCTTTCTCTAGTATGATGTTAATATCGGTGTCGCATATAACCGGTTGACGATGGAAATTGAGATGCAATATAAGACCCGTTGCATGAGCGGATCACAAGCAAAGAACGTAGCAGACAGCTTCAGTAAAGCAATCCTTAGCATAGTAGGAAGGCCGCACTCTATGCTGGGTGGTCTAGGCATCCTAGGAGATGCACAAAAGCGCCAGCTGTGGACATGGAACAGCGATATACCCACAGCTGTGGAGCGGTGCGTGCACGAGCTGTTTGCAGACCAGGCAAAAGAACAGCCTCAGGCGCCGGCCATCTGTGCGTGGGACGGCGAAATGACATATGGCGAGCTGGACGAGCTATCAAGCC is a window of Pyrenophora tritici-repentis strain M4 chromosome 2, whole genome shotgun sequence DNA encoding:
- a CDS encoding EntF, Non-ribosomal peptide synthetase module protein, whose protein sequence is MTDSSSLREIWHLNSDVPTAVERCVHELFADQAKEQPQAPAICAWDGEMTYGELDELSSRLARHLVKVGVEVEDVVPLCFEKSMWTVVAMLAVLKAGGAFAPLDPDYPASRHDEVFRQTKARVVLASDQHATLCNGNNRIVVVVSRASLDGLTSASDKTNAIARPSNIAYVMFTSGSTGTPKGVVLEHRAISTSCLTHGEAFGFSSSTRSLQFAAYTFDACITEIITTLLFGACICIPSELDRRNDLSNTSNALGVSWALLTPTVARTLDPKTVSSLRTLVLGGEQVNSIDWERWSHLEKQINTYGPTECSVWCTSHSNAAGFTSGTIGRLIASMGWVVDSNDHNKLAPLGSVGELLVEGPILARGYLGDAEKTAAAFIQDPTWLLEGSGEHVGRHGRLYKTGDLVHYDADGNLVYVGRKDVQVKVRGQRVELGEIEHHVRECMPEVERMAAEVIMPGNDKDKATVAVFVQQKEEEASAGDGSSARVFFPSQVDSQLSQRLPSYMVPGVYFAVAQLPMTTSGKTDRKRLREIGSAFSAQQLAELLTRSQGPKRQPSTEQERALQKLWARVLDIDADSIGLDDSFFRLGGDSIAAMRLVAEARQEAIHLTVAGVFQHPKLVDLVAWTEAKVPATAQSIAPFSLLDSASDADTIRIQEEVAAICGINRDLIEDIYPCSPLQEGLISLTSKRAGDYIMQSVLELSVNTDESALRAAWEQVVKQSVVLRTRIVQHGRLGLLQAVVAGDIQWAEADHLGTYLAEDKAASMQLGDRLARYTLVKEPEGRKRWLVWTMHHALYDGWSLPRIVTTVKKAYNGGVLEQRPGFNTFIRYLSQQDQEATTNYWQTTLAGCEATMFPSLPPSIHQPVADAILEHQCPPLPRTMASDTTTSTLIRAAWAIVAGNYTRSDDVVFGVTVTGRNAPVVGIEAIVGPAIATVPVRVRLPGDWTVPALLAAVQQQATEMIPYEQTGLQRIAKMGTDAQHACGFQTLLVVQPADEDLESDKSLGRWQTKPELQDFTTYALMVQCTLAAERVLITVSFDPRVIEQWRVQRMLCQFSSVMQQLARADLSIKVDDIHLLTHEDRQQLWTWNSDVPTAVERCVHELFADQAKEQPQAPAICAWDGEMTYGELDELSSRLARHLVKVGVEVEDVVPLCFEKSMWTVVAMLAVLKAGGAFAPLDPDYPASRHDEVFRQTKARVVLASDQHATLCNGNNRIVVVVSEAAILQLSSDASRRNLVRAKAQPTNPAYIIFTSGSTGIPKGVVIEHRAASTSCLTHGKAFNLTKNARFFQFASYTFDVCITEIITTLLMGGRICVPAESMKLDRLAETITLLNVNWAYLTPTVARTLDPKTVSSLRTLVFGGEQVNSIDWEKWSHLENRVNAYGPTECSVICNSFSGLEGFYTGLIGKAIGSVSWVVDPNDHNKLAPLGSVGELLVEGPILARGYLGDAEKTAAAFIQDPTWLLEGSGEHVGRHGRLYKTGDLVHYDADGNLVYVGRKDVQVKCMPEVERMAAEVIMPGNDKDKATVAVFVQQKEEEASAGDGSSARVFFPSQVDSQLSQRLPSYMVPGVYFAVAQLPMTTSGKTDRKRLREIGSAFSAQQLAELLTRSQGPKRQPSTEQERALQKLWARVLDIDADSIGLDDSFFRLGGDSITAMQVSSSARAAHISISTHDILQHKTIGRLVRHISLKPAPSQLVIQDPVNRGFGLTPIQELYFRLESSGRACFDQCFLLEVSSSVNMESLRIAFKTLVQRHSILRAQFSQRTGGGWQQHICDRADDSFTIEYVQSTDQDDFLRAMLQSRSQLDIQKGPILAAALFDEDQRQLLFITVHHLVIDLVSWRVLLEELEDLLISRELPAAPPIPFQAWQALQAKHANTHGCSGGIIQAEMDSKQLILSYWGVQPGTILHRSTVSKGFALDKCTTSAILGSCNNAFQTRPVELILSALIHSFAAAFPDRALPTIFNESHGRETWDSGIDLSRTVGWFTSMFPVQVPNYTRHNMLNVIRHTKDSMRQFNDNGRSYFASQFTDNDTANTFASMFPVEVMFNYQGAYQQLERNDSLFKNLLIPDGCEPASLLETPRFALIDVSVVIDRGCIHVAVISDSRVKHQQQIASWIEQYEVALVEMAAILQKRHPEWTLSDLPLAFQTYQDLDRFQKDTLAGLHIQPREVEDVFPCSPMQEGILVSQSKDSDAYWVSLVFEAVSTQHSQVSCIQLQQAWKDVVRRHSLLRTLLVNNVPGCAGTMNVVLKDPQPSISFFQAAGDTVTLEVFRNHRSMSGQQSTLVQQESGLQHHMSICQLDNGKVYLCLDINHAIFDAHSRGIVLRDLQTAYSAKLNPDSALFKDVVSYLAQQEEDTARAYWAKYLDGVEPCAFPSIANADDGDCRGRTVHVPEIDVSIIHAFCHTWDVTPATIIQTAWALVLGQYTRSMTPCFGMLSSGRDFPIAEVDKIFGPLITILPCRVYLGNEQTVLDVLRAVQHDYTSSLPHQGFSLARVHSMLGLGAGALFNTVLSLQRIDDAVAVGTTGVIFHIEEGADPTEYDVNIGVAYNRLTMEIEMQYKTRCMSGSQAKNVADSFSKAILSIVGRPHSMLGGLGILGDAQKRQLWTWNSDIPTAVERCVHELFADQAKEQPQAPAICAWDGEMTYGELDELSSRLARHLVKVG